The DNA window AATCAGCCGGCGAATGTCCTGTTTCGCCGCCGATACCGTCAAACGGCATCCCGCCTCGCCTTCGCCTTCGCCCTCACCCTCACCCTCACCCTCACCCTCACCCTCACCCTCGCCTTCACCCTCGCCTTCACCCTCGCCTTCGCCCTCCCCTTCACCCTCACCCTCACCCTCACCCTCACCCTCACCCTCGCCTTCCCCTTCGCCCTCGCCGCCACTGATCTGGGCCTCGACCTCCGCTCGCGTCAGGAACCCGTCTCCGTTGGTATCGATCGTGTTGAACACGTCCACCGATATCCCCGGCGCCACCAATCCGGCTTCCACAAAGCTCAGACGGCCGTTCCCGTCGGCATCGGCGCCCGAAAAATCGTTGATCAACGCCTGCACCACCTCCGCAAGCTCCCCGCCCGCGCCCGACGCCGTCGCCGCGACAAATCCAACTTTCGCGATATCGTCCTGTTCGCCGTTCGCATCCCGAACAAGCAACCGGACGGTGTACGTCCCGGTTTCGTCATACGTGTGGGCCGGATGCTGCTCGGACGATACGGCGCCGTCGCCAAAATTCCAAAACCAGGTAACAATGTCCGATGATCCCGGCGTCGACAGATCGGCAAACTGAACGGCCAGCGGCGCAAGCCCAACCGTCACATCCGCCGTGAATTCCGCCGTGGGTCCAACTATCTCGCCCTCACCCTCTCCTTCGCCCTCACCCTCGCCTTCGCCCTCACCCTCGCCTTCGCCCTCTCCTTCGCCCTCACCCTCACCCTCGCCCTCGCCCTCGCCCTCACCCTCACCCTCTCCTTCACCCTCTCCCTCTCCCTCTCCCTCTCCCTCGCCTTCGCCCTCACCTTCGCCTTCGCCCGCACCTTCAATGCAAATAGAGACCACGGACGCTTCCGACAGGCTCGCGCCGGCCGATTGGCGATACTCCGCGGTCCCGGATATCGATCGCGAGGCCGTTTCCTCGCTCGGAACGCCAACCGTATAGGTGAAAACCGCGGGAAACGCGGGAACGTTTATCCAGGCAAACTCCAGCACCCCCGTGGCCCCGGACTCTGGAAACACATCCGGAAGCGCGCCCCCTGCGAGACCGCCAAAAACCCAACCCGCGGGAAGCGTTTCCCGAAGTCCCACCGCCAGCACCTCCGGTGCACATTCACTGCGCAGCGTTACCTCGACAAGCACGGTGGAACCCGGCGCCACGCAATCGGCGCCGGCGTCGTGCGCCAACGAAATACACGCCGCAACCGGCGGCGCATACACCATGAATGCCACGGTAACCGCCGCCACTATCGCCAGGTTGAGAATCCGCATCCCTCGTCTCCCTTCACGTATTCGCCGGGGACGGCATCGCGCACCCCAGGCTCCGCGAAACATTGTAGCCCAAACCCGGGCTGGATTCCGAACCCTTCCTAACCGTTCACCATGGCGTCCCGCAGCGTCTGTATGGCCGCGGGAATATCCGGAAATTCCCATACATTGCGGCCCACCGTCGCCCCCGCCGCACCCGTGCGCGCCACCGCACGCATCATCTCCGCCGCCTGCTCCAGCGTGACGCATTTCGGACCGCCCGCCGCGACCACCGGCACCGGCGTCTGCGACACAATGTCACGAAACGACGCCTCATCGCCCGTGTACGGGACCTTGATCACGTCCGCGCCCTGCTCAAGCCCCATCCGGACCGCATAGAAAATGTCCTCGGGATCGTGGGTGACCGACGTCTTCTCATCGCCGCTGCTCAGGGTGTAAATGTGAGGTATCACCGGCAGGCCGTACTGCTCCGACTCCCGCACCACCCGCGCGAGATGCTCGATAAACCGGATCTCGCTCGGGCCTTTTAAGAACATCGCCACCGCAATCGCGTCCGCCCCCATCGCCGCCACCTCTTCCACGTGCGCGGAAAATGCAAACTCGCTCCACTCCGGGCGCAGCGCCATCGACTGGATGATAAACGGCACGCGCCCCGCCCACGGCGCCATGAACCGCATCGCAATCCCCTTGTTCATGGTGATCGCGTCCGGCCGCCCGGCCACAATCCGCTCCAGCGTCGGCCCCATCGTCCGGAGGCCCTCTGGAAGCCCGATCGGGTAGTTGATGAGGTGATCCACCGCAACGCTGAGGATACGGCCGGAAGGATGCGTAAAAATGCGGT is part of the Candidatus Hydrogenedentota bacterium genome and encodes:
- a CDS encoding PKD domain-containing protein; translated protein: MRHAGAGGGDDACGGAHGCGGGDGGPQCMGISGYSRGHTDAAGRHGERLGRVRNPARVWATMFRGAWGARCRPRRIREGRRGMRILNLAIVAAVTVAFMVYAPPVAACISLAHDAGADCVAPGSTVLVEVTLRSECAPEVLAVGLRETLPAGWVFGGLAGGALPDVFPESGATGVLEFAWINVPAFPAVFTYTVGVPSEETASRSISGTAEYRQSAGASLSEASVVSICIEGAGEGEGEGEGEGEGEGEGEGEGEGEGEGEGEGEGEGEGEGEGEGEGEGEGEGEGEGEGEGEIVGPTAEFTADVTVGLAPLAVQFADLSTPGSSDIVTWFWNFGDGAVSSEQHPAHTYDETGTYTVRLLVRDANGEQDDIAKVGFVAATASGAGGELAEVVQALINDFSGADADGNGRLSFVEAGLVAPGISVDVFNTIDTNGDGFLTRAEVEAQISGGEGEGEGEGEGEGEGEGEGEGEGEGEGEGEGEGEGEGEGEGEGEGEGEGEGEAGCRLTVSAAKQDIRRLISDVFLLGLAVMTLYVSGRTRNGRG